A section of the Styela clava chromosome 9, kaStyClav1.hap1.2, whole genome shotgun sequence genome encodes:
- the LOC120339432 gene encoding uncharacterized protein LOC120339432 isoform X2 → MFFLCFRVGGSPSKNKDLTSTVKKTVGVAVDKTNTRSTIYGTKNQPDLTPDDPNESRTSLTIWQVVIIIVVAFAIISCIIGVVIKRMIFDKKKKEEYLNLEASKISESNKKADAMILPGLASKISMDSEKKPPKSDHKPKKIKKTPETPAYENLQRSTSKPEGTVKKPPQKVKRHNSHGDATTKTKTAKHRAKTTENKKQNGHHEGSKVTKPTNESTKKLESNAVVTNDTPSNRPSGKTAIKSHDKVSNKPHSTSGGTNRHSRKTDENKNNLKHRSQTKDKSSATHKHGDKSRKRRHKTSEASRTDEKVASNDANKSDEKDDTPASRPDKSSSKHSHSKTRAAKTAHTKPTSDKPKHHKSNPHGKKTEHRSKEHAHKSESGQQKSEDKPKKRKPVSSAHKKATTSNGKKTTDNSKKPHSSHHRHKKSSNENKKDHTETKSKSDVTKSAT, encoded by the exons atgttttttttatgtttcagaGTTGGTGGGAGCCCGAGCAAGAACAAGGACTTAAC GAGCACAGTGAAGAAAACAGTTGGAGTTGCCGTTGATAAAACCAATACACGATCCACGATATATGGAACAAAGAACCAGCCTG atcTCACTCCAGACGACCCGAATGAAAGTCGAACCTCTTTAACAATCTGGCAAGTGGTTATTATCATTGTCGTGGCGTTCGCCATCATATCTTGCATAATCGGAGTCGTTATTAAAAG AATGATTTTTGACAAGAAGAAAAAAGAGGAATATCTAAATCTTGAAGCAAGCAAGATCTCGGAATCCAACAAAAAAGCAGATGCAATG ATTTTACCCGGGTTAGCGTCGAAGATTTCAATGGATTCTGAAAAGAAACCTCCAAAAAGTGATCACAAGCCAAAGAAAATTAAGAAGACCCCAGAAACTCCAG catATGAGAACTTGCAAAGATCAACATCTAAGCCAGAGGGGACTGTCAAAAAACCACCACAGAAAGTAAAACGGCATAACTCTCACGGAGACGCTACAACGAAGACAAAAACCGCGAAGCATCGGGCAAAGACGACagagaacaaaaaacaaaatggccACCATGAAGGGTCAAAGGTCACCAAGCCAACGAATGAGTCCACTAAAAAACTGGAAAGTAATGCAGTTGTCACTAATGATACGCCATCGAATAGACCATCCGGTAAAACAGCAATCAAATCCCATGACAAAGTCTCGAATAAGCCTCATTCTACTAGCGGCGGAACAAACAGACACAGCCGAAAGACAGACgagaacaaaaacaacttaaAACATCGAAGCCAGACAAAAGACAAATCATCAGCGACACACAAACACGGCGACAAATCACGGAAACGAAGACATAAAACATCAGAAGCCTCACGAACAGACGAAAAAGTCGCGTCAAATGACGCCAATAAATCTGACGAAAAAGACGACACGCCGGCATCTAGGCCTGACAAGTCTTCTTCAAAACACAGCCATTCTAAAACACGAGCAGCGAAAACTGCGCACACAAAACCAACCTCTGATAAACCGAAACACCACAAAAGTAATCCACACGGCAAAAAAACTGAACATCGTAGTAAAGAACACGCACATAAAAGTGAAAGTGGACAGCAAAAAAGTGAGGATAAGCCAAAGAAGCGAAAGCCAGTGAGCAGTGCTCACAAAAAAGCTACGACATCTAACGGAAAGAAAACAACAGACAATTCGAAAAAGCCTCACTCGAGTCATCACCGGCACAAAAAATCTTCGAACGAAAACAAGAAAGACCATACTGAAACAAAATctaaaagtgacgtaacaaaaTCAGCGACGTAA
- the LOC120339432 gene encoding uncharacterized protein LOC120339432 isoform X1, translating to MFFLCFRVGGSPSKNKDLTSTVKKTVGVAVDKTNTRSTIYGTKNQPGKDLTNLTPDDPNESRTSLTIWQVVIIIVVAFAIISCIIGVVIKRMIFDKKKKEEYLNLEASKISESNKKADAMILPGLASKISMDSEKKPPKSDHKPKKIKKTPETPAYENLQRSTSKPEGTVKKPPQKVKRHNSHGDATTKTKTAKHRAKTTENKKQNGHHEGSKVTKPTNESTKKLESNAVVTNDTPSNRPSGKTAIKSHDKVSNKPHSTSGGTNRHSRKTDENKNNLKHRSQTKDKSSATHKHGDKSRKRRHKTSEASRTDEKVASNDANKSDEKDDTPASRPDKSSSKHSHSKTRAAKTAHTKPTSDKPKHHKSNPHGKKTEHRSKEHAHKSESGQQKSEDKPKKRKPVSSAHKKATTSNGKKTTDNSKKPHSSHHRHKKSSNENKKDHTETKSKSDVTKSAT from the exons atgttttttttatgtttcagaGTTGGTGGGAGCCCGAGCAAGAACAAGGACTTAAC GAGCACAGTGAAGAAAACAGTTGGAGTTGCCGTTGATAAAACCAATACACGATCCACGATATATGGAACAAAGAACCAGCCTGGCAAGGATTTAACAA atcTCACTCCAGACGACCCGAATGAAAGTCGAACCTCTTTAACAATCTGGCAAGTGGTTATTATCATTGTCGTGGCGTTCGCCATCATATCTTGCATAATCGGAGTCGTTATTAAAAG AATGATTTTTGACAAGAAGAAAAAAGAGGAATATCTAAATCTTGAAGCAAGCAAGATCTCGGAATCCAACAAAAAAGCAGATGCAATG ATTTTACCCGGGTTAGCGTCGAAGATTTCAATGGATTCTGAAAAGAAACCTCCAAAAAGTGATCACAAGCCAAAGAAAATTAAGAAGACCCCAGAAACTCCAG catATGAGAACTTGCAAAGATCAACATCTAAGCCAGAGGGGACTGTCAAAAAACCACCACAGAAAGTAAAACGGCATAACTCTCACGGAGACGCTACAACGAAGACAAAAACCGCGAAGCATCGGGCAAAGACGACagagaacaaaaaacaaaatggccACCATGAAGGGTCAAAGGTCACCAAGCCAACGAATGAGTCCACTAAAAAACTGGAAAGTAATGCAGTTGTCACTAATGATACGCCATCGAATAGACCATCCGGTAAAACAGCAATCAAATCCCATGACAAAGTCTCGAATAAGCCTCATTCTACTAGCGGCGGAACAAACAGACACAGCCGAAAGACAGACgagaacaaaaacaacttaaAACATCGAAGCCAGACAAAAGACAAATCATCAGCGACACACAAACACGGCGACAAATCACGGAAACGAAGACATAAAACATCAGAAGCCTCACGAACAGACGAAAAAGTCGCGTCAAATGACGCCAATAAATCTGACGAAAAAGACGACACGCCGGCATCTAGGCCTGACAAGTCTTCTTCAAAACACAGCCATTCTAAAACACGAGCAGCGAAAACTGCGCACACAAAACCAACCTCTGATAAACCGAAACACCACAAAAGTAATCCACACGGCAAAAAAACTGAACATCGTAGTAAAGAACACGCACATAAAAGTGAAAGTGGACAGCAAAAAAGTGAGGATAAGCCAAAGAAGCGAAAGCCAGTGAGCAGTGCTCACAAAAAAGCTACGACATCTAACGGAAAGAAAACAACAGACAATTCGAAAAAGCCTCACTCGAGTCATCACCGGCACAAAAAATCTTCGAACGAAAACAAGAAAGACCATACTGAAACAAAATctaaaagtgacgtaacaaaaTCAGCGACGTAA
- the LOC120339787 gene encoding uncharacterized protein LOC120339787 → MLQITDNSSLYTTLHPVRGNKFVDHRPEVLTTTNLIIIIACGGLFLLMLAALILFWWFYRKRRIRKRKKRQAELRNKKKEEEERMNLNVINLSAEGDQRKIREIEMQEIERRKELPLVQSQARDSPPRYPGQRESRMPGVPPPPELPPTLSRQYDQRGREELRHELRHEMPSHIQLRQDEFQNKGIFMPSKARQYQLDMQRRSGYGGDKRHHTIDPRRHQQNMTSQFRHQSLDPRNLERDHEIGIRLYPNTIQRGGNFRHKGEYPREPPRPYPNGITGVDDLDEDYESGVSDNSGSGKAAMRREYSPWELEQQKRERKKKLIAGEI, encoded by the exons atgctacaaataacagata ATTCCAGTCTCTATACAACGCTTCACCCAGTTCGAGGAAACAAGTTTGTTGATCACAGACCAGAAGTTCTCACAACAACGAATCTCATCATTATAATTGCTTGTGGTGGATTGTTTCTATTGATGTTGGCTGCCTTGATTTTATTTTGGTG GTTTTATCGGAAAAGAAGAATCAGGAAAAGGAAGAAACGGCAAGCTGAACTACGGAATAAGAAAAAAGAAGAGGAAGAAAGAATGAATTTGAATGTTATAAATTTGAGCGCAGAAGGAGATCAACGGAAAATAAGGGAAATAGAAATGCAAGAAATA GAAAGACGCAAAGAGCTGCCATTAGTCCAAAGCCAAGCGCGAGACTCCCCGCCAAGATATCCAGGACAAAGAGAGTCCAGAATGCCTG GAGTCCCACCTCCTCCAGAACTTCCGCCAACATTATCACGCCAATACGACCAACGTGGAAGAGAAGAACTACGTCACGAGTTACGTCATGAGATGCCAAGTCACATCCAATTACGTCAGGATGAATTTCAAAACAAAGGAATCTTTATGCCAAGCAAAGCCAGACAGTATCAGTTGGATATGCAACGTCGTTCCGGGTATGGCGGTGATAAACGTCATCATACAATTGACCCACGACGTCATCAGCaaaatatgacgtcacagtTTCGTCATCAAAGCCTAGACCCAAGAAATCTTGAAAGAGATCATGAGATTGGTATTAGGCTTTACCCAAATACAATACAAAGAGGAGgtaatttcagacataaagGGGAATACCCGAGAGAACCCCCACGTCCATACCCAAACGGGATAACTGGTGTTGACGACTTAGATGAGGATTATGAGAGCGGAGTCAGTGATAACTCTGGGTCTGGAAAGGCCGCGATGAGAAGGGAATATAGTCCTTGGGAACTTGAGCAACAGAAACgagaaagaaagaaaaaattaatagcGGGAGAgatttaa